From the Planktothricoides raciborskii GIHE-MW2 genome, the window TGATTTGGGGTTATACCGGACTCCTCAGCTTAGGACATGGGATATTTTTTTCCCTCGGTGGTTATGCCTTGGCGATGCATCTCCAGTTACAATTACCGGAAGGAGAACTGCCAGAGTTTTTTACCCTTTATGGAGTGGAAAAGCTGCCTTGGTTTTGGCAACCTTTTTATTCATTTCCCTTTACCATTGTGGGGATAGTTTTAATTCCAGCGATCGCGGCTGGACTAATCGGATATTTAGTTTTTCGCAACCGGATTAAAGGTGTTTACTTTTCCATTTTAACCCAAGCCGCGTTGTTAGTCTTCTTTAACTTTTTTAATGGTCAGCAAAAGCTAATCAACGGCACCAATGGCCTCAAAACCGATACGGAAACTATCTTTGGGATGCTGGCAGGTTCCGAGAAAGCCCAATTGCTCTTTTATCAATTCACGATTTTGGCTCTTGCCATCACTTATTTGCTCTGTCGTTGGCTGACCAGCGGACGATTTGGCCGCTTATTAATTGCCATTCGCGATGATGAAACGCGGGTGCGGTTTTCTGGTTACGATCCCACCGGATTTAAGGTATTAGTTTTAGCAATTTCTGGGGGAATTGCTGGAGTTGCTGGAGCACTTTATACGGTACAAAGTGGCATTATTACCCCCAGTTTTATGGATGTGGCGTTTTCTATTGAAATGGTGATTTGGGTGGCGGTTGGCGGCAGATCAACCTTAATCGGCGCTATTATTGGCACCTTATTAGTGCGATTAGGTCGGACTTTTTTGAGCGAACAATTTCCCGAAATTTGGCTATTTTTCCAAGGGGCATTATTTTTGCTGGTGGTGACAGCTTTGCCCAATGGCATTGTGGGATGGTGGCAAAATTCAGGTATCAATCAAGTGCGATCGCTTTTAGGCTTGCGTAAACAACTGATCACTTATCCTTATTTGGAAGAAGATCCAGAAATCCAAAAAGAAAAGGAAGAAATTAATAAACATGACCGCAGCTAAAATCTTAGAAATTGAAAATTTAACCGTAAACTTTGACGGTTTTAAAGCCCTCAACCAGTTAAATTTTAGCATGGACACCGGGGAGTTACGGGTGATTATTGGGCCGAATGGTGCCGGAAAAACCACTTTTCTCGATGTAATTACCGGAAAAGTTCAACCCACCGAGGGCAAAGTCTTATTTGCAGGGCGAAATTTACGCCGGATTCCCGAATATAAAATTGCTCGCTTGGGCATTGGGCGTAAATTTCAAACACCCAGAGTCTATCTAAATTTAACAGTTCAAGAAAATTTAGATTTAGTCTGTAATCGCCATAAAAATGTATTCTCTACCCTCCTGGGTCGGGTTGCGGTTTCTGAACGGCAAAAAGTGGGCAGCTTATTAGAAACCGTTGGCTTAACAGCGAAAGCTAACTTACAAGCAGCATTACTTTCCCACGGGGAAAAACAACGGTTAGAAATTGGGATGTTAGTCGCCCAATCACCGGATTTATTATTAGTTGATGAACCTGTGGCTGGATTAACCGATGAAGAGACGGAAAATGTCGGGTCATTATTATTAGCTTTGGCCGAAAGTCATTCGATTATTGTGATTGAACATGATATGGAGTTTGTCCGGCAAATTGCCCGCCAGGTGACGGTTCTACACCAGGGTTCAGTGTTGTGTGAAGGCAATATTCAACAAGTTCAAAACGATCCTCGCGTGATCGAAGTCTATCTCGGAAATTCCGAAGCAAATGAACCACACTCTGCCCCCCATTAATCGTCAACAAAAATTATCAGCATGAGGATAAATTAATGAATAAAACTGATTCTTTGTCTGAATCTCAACCGGCTTATCAATCTGAGTATCAAAGTGTGTTAAAAATCTCTGACTTAAATGTCTATTATGGAGAAAGCCATATTTTACGCCAGGTTGATTTAAGTGTTTTTTCAGAAGAAATGGTCTGTTTAATTGGCCGGAATGGAGTGGGAAAAACAACCTTACTCAAAACTATTATGGGTTTACTTAATCCGCGCAGTGGCAGCATGGCATTTATAGGCAAACCCCTGAATAAATTAGCCACCCATGAACGGGCAAAGTTAGGGATTAGTTATGTTCCCCAAGGGAGAGAAATTATCCCTCGCTTGACTGTTGAAGAAAATCTATTATTAGGGTTTGAAGCCCGCCCCCAAGGTCGAACCACTAAAGATAAGATACCTGAAGAAATCTTTAGTTTGTTTCCCGTGTTAAAAACTATGTTACATCGCATGGGAGGGGATTTAAGTGGCGGACAACAGCAACAATTAGCGATCGCACGGGCTTTAATTAGTAAACCGAAATTACTGATTTTAGATGAACCCACCGAGGGAATTCAACCATCAATTATTTTAGAAATTGAAGCGGCAGTGCGGCAGATTATTAAAACTACGGGAATTTCTGTCTTATTAGTTGAACAGCATTTACATTTTGTCCGGCAAGCCGATCGCTATTACGCCATGCAAAAAGGGGGAATTGTGGCCTCTGGGCCAACCAGTGACCTTTCTCAAGAAATTATCCAGAAATTTTTAGCTGTGTAAGCCTAAATTGGGCTAAACTTTGCTAAAATAATCAGCTAATTATAGTAGTTATTTAATCTATGAGGTACATCGTTTTGTCATTCCCGCGAATGCGGGAATCCACCAATCTAGCAATATAGCGGTTCTTATCTGGATGAAGTACAGAGGCTTTCTGGATTCCCGCATTCGCGGGAATGACAGCTTTTCTTGTCATGGGGTTTATAGTGAATTTATTTCTGCCCGTCTACTTATAATAGTTATTTAATCTATGAGGTACATCGTTTTGTCATTCCCGCGAATGCGGGAATCCACCAATCTAGCAATATAGCGGTTCTTATCTGGATGAAGTACAGAGGCTTTCTGGATTCCCGCGCGGGAATGACAGCTTTTCTTGTCATGGGGTTTATAGTGAATTTATTTCTGCCCGTCTACTTATAATAGTTATTTAATCTATGAGGTACATCGTTTTGTCATTCCCGCGAATGCGGGAATCCACCAATCTAGCAATATAGCGGTTCTTATCTGGATGAAGTACAGAGGCTTTCTGGATTCCCGCGCGGGAATGACAGCTTTTCTTGTCATGGGGTTTATAGTGAATTTATTTCTGCCCGTAAACTTATAGTAGTTATTTAATCTATGAGGTACATCGTTTTGTCATTCCCGCGAATGCGGGAATCCACCAATCTAGCAATATAGCGGTTCTTATCTGGATGAAGTACAGAGGCTTTCTGGATTCCCGCATTCGCGGGAATGACAGCTTTTCTTGTCATGGGGTTTATAGTGAATTTATTTCTGCCCGTCTACTTATAATAGTTATTTAATCTATGAGGTACATCGTTTTGTCATTCCCGCGAATGCGGGAATCCACCAATCTAGCAATATAGCGGTTCTTATCTGGATGAAGTACAGAGGCTTTCTGGATTCCCGCATTCGCAGGAATGACAGGTTTTTTTGTACTT encodes:
- the urtC gene encoding urea ABC transporter permease subunit UrtC, with translation MNVELASEPRSQRKKQQQKLLIEGGIILAIALLLGVIMPALLPVFRLKLLGRFLSLSIVAIGIDLIWGYTGLLSLGHGIFFSLGGYALAMHLQLQLPEGELPEFFTLYGVEKLPWFWQPFYSFPFTIVGIVLIPAIAAGLIGYLVFRNRIKGVYFSILTQAALLVFFNFFNGQQKLINGTNGLKTDTETIFGMLAGSEKAQLLFYQFTILALAITYLLCRWLTSGRFGRLLIAIRDDETRVRFSGYDPTGFKVLVLAISGGIAGVAGALYTVQSGIITPSFMDVAFSIEMVIWVAVGGRSTLIGAIIGTLLVRLGRTFLSEQFPEIWLFFQGALFLLVVTALPNGIVGWWQNSGINQVRSLLGLRKQLITYPYLEEDPEIQKEKEEINKHDRS
- the urtD gene encoding urea ABC transporter ATP-binding protein UrtD yields the protein MTAAKILEIENLTVNFDGFKALNQLNFSMDTGELRVIIGPNGAGKTTFLDVITGKVQPTEGKVLFAGRNLRRIPEYKIARLGIGRKFQTPRVYLNLTVQENLDLVCNRHKNVFSTLLGRVAVSERQKVGSLLETVGLTAKANLQAALLSHGEKQRLEIGMLVAQSPDLLLVDEPVAGLTDEETENVGSLLLALAESHSIIVIEHDMEFVRQIARQVTVLHQGSVLCEGNIQQVQNDPRVIEVYLGNSEANEPHSAPH
- the urtE gene encoding urea ABC transporter ATP-binding subunit UrtE — protein: MLKISDLNVYYGESHILRQVDLSVFSEEMVCLIGRNGVGKTTLLKTIMGLLNPRSGSMAFIGKPLNKLATHERAKLGISYVPQGREIIPRLTVEENLLLGFEARPQGRTTKDKIPEEIFSLFPVLKTMLHRMGGDLSGGQQQQLAIARALISKPKLLILDEPTEGIQPSIILEIEAAVRQIIKTTGISVLLVEQHLHFVRQADRYYAMQKGGIVASGPTSDLSQEIIQKFLAV